The Melanotaenia boesemani isolate fMelBoe1 chromosome 3, fMelBoe1.pri, whole genome shotgun sequence genome contains the following window.
TATCAATGACAGCTGCACACCACTTGAATAAAGTTATGCTTTTGGACATTTTCTTCATGAACTTTACATATTACCAAATGTACTGCTTGGCCTGTGGAGTGTAGATTAACAATCTGTAATTATAGATTCAcatatatttatagatttaaGGTACCAATCCAAGTTAAATGctgaaaatgcacaaaaatgcacaatagtacacagaaaacacattttgtggCAACTTTCAGACACATTTTACTCATAAAGCTGATTTATCTGTCCCTAAGAACACCTTTAAATACAGATTCAGCATGCAGAAGCCACATATTTGTGTCCAACCTCAGGaggacattaaaataaaactgatagaAATGGTCATGTAAAGGCACAACAGCCTACAAAAGGTTTGTTTACTAGcttaaacagagagaaaaagtcCCATGTTCAGAAACACGAGGGTGTGATGCTACACACAAGTCATTCAGGTAATCCATGTTCTTCTCCCATTTAACCCAGTACATCATATTTTCACTTTTGCTTTTGCTTTCCACACACTAAATAGGTCCAGGTACCTGAACTGTTTGCCAGGTTTAGACATTAAGCCAGCGCTTCAGTTTAAACATTACCCTCATGTAACCAGTTGCCTTAAGACAGACCCTCTCACCAGTTCAACCACTGCTTATAAAATCCATTACTGTCATTTGATTGCTGACAAATCACACCCCTTCtgtaaaatacacacaaacaaaccccCCTCCTTCTAAAGTTTAGTTCTTTGGAAACCTCAGTGGTtgtcacaaaacaaacaaaaatcaaagcACAGTTGCAAAAGGAAGGCATTATATAACACACTGATATGTCTCAGAGCCATGAGCTTGATATCACACTGACATCAACTTCTGGATTCTTTTTATGGTTCTTCCTGTAGCGGCAGCTTTCTTCTGAGTAGCGCTCCCCTCGATGGATGTCCAGGTAGGGATGCCACTTTTCAGATGGGGAGCATAGCGACTTCAGACGCTGTAGAaagtaaaaagataaatttgagaacactttttcatttatttgcttattcAGGGAGATATCATCCCCAGAGTTTATGCAAACTAAATAAGTAGATACATAAAAGACATATTGAGGTTTGCTGCTTCACAGATACACACCTCCCAAAGgtttccttttgcttttatcAGCCTGTACACAGCGACAGCAGGGATCCAGATAATGACGAACACTATCATGCACCAGCCCAGAGCCAAGCCCCAGGCTGGGTATTGTACATTTCCATAGCTTGGGGGGGTAAATGTGACCACAGACCATCCCAATATGAcctaaagaaaaagttaaatgaaataaagtacATTGATATGTTTCTTTTGGGTTGGTATGTTCCTTTTAATTGTTGATTAAACTTATGTACATGAAAAAAAGTAAGATGCTGCCAGACACCTGATaacaaaatgattttattttttgtgtgattCACAGTATGCTAAAATATACTCAGAGATATACTGAAGAGTGCTTTTAAGATAgaaacaatgaataaagatgTATAAATTGACGCAGTGTGATGTTTTCTCACCAATATGATACAGGGAGTGATAAAGAACCAACACGCTCTCCACCACAGCCAGAAAAGAGAAGATTTCTTTCCGAGCATCATCTCAAGGTCTTTTATGAAACGGTTTCCACCTGTGAAATATAAGCCGAATACACACAAGCTGAAGTCTGAGGCCATCTGCTGCTTTAATAACTGCATGAATATGCCTCCAATTATCAAATTTACCGTATATGAAGGAGACACCAATGATCTCTAAGAGAACCAGAAAAAGCAGCACCCAGCTGGCAACAAACTGGTCCATGAGAGTCACCCAATAAATTCCTGCCTATAATGtaaacacatatatatacatatataaatgttGACCAAGCATGACAACCAGATTTTTGTcagacaacaacaataaaacaaagttaCTCTGATGCAAACTTACTCTTGTGACACATGGTAGGCCCAGGAGGTAGAGGATGGAGCATGTTGTTATTGTCAGTAGAGCCCGTTTGGATTTGAATGTTTTAGGAAAAGCATCGTGCAAGCAAGTGGTCAAAACCTCTAATGACAAGAGGAGAAAGTTCAGGATACAATCTGTCCACTGTGGGCTGAATGCTAAGCAAATTAAACATTCAATGGAAGCTGAAGATCTAACCTATTCCTGCAAACTGAGAGTCCAAACCAACAGTCAGAAGCATGAAGAAGAACAAAATGGACCACAGCGGGGAAATAGGAAGCTTTGAAAGAGCATCTGGATAGGCAATGAAGGCCAGGCCGAATCCTGCACAAGGATAAAGAACAACAAAACCCATCAAAGTATAACCTTTTCCCATATGGTTTCCTATTAATGGCCATGAAATGTGAATATCTCACCTTCCTTGACCACATTTTGAACAGGTATTTTGTAGATGTGAGCCATATGTCCCAGTATTGAAAATATGGCAAAGCCTGCTAACACGCTGGTCCCTATGAAGACATGAACACTTTAAAAGGTTGATATGTTTATAGTATTCGTCATTCTACAAATAATGAAGCTACCAGGTTCCTACCAGCATTAGTAAGTGTTACAACAAAAGAGTCCTTAAACACATTGTTGTGAAAGTTGTTATATGAAGCAAGAGTCATGAGTCCACCCCAGCCAATAGAGAGAGAATAGAAGGTCTGAGTTGCTGCATCTTTCCACACCTACGGCACACAGTGATGCTTTAGATCAAAAGAGAGCTTTAATTTCTCACACAAACTACTAATATGTGCTGTACTTGGAGATGAATAGTTGGAAACTTACCTGAGCTTCAGTCAGTTTTGTCAAATTTGACTGAGAACCAATGTAGTAGTTTAGTCCATCTTTAGCTCCCTCTAGTGTCACACCTCTGACCAGCAGGATGAAAATCACCACATAAGGAAATGTGGCTGTGAAATACACaacctgcacaaacacagagtTCAGTCTGAGGTAAAGGGTTCAATGTGTCAATATTCTAAATGAGTCTGGTTTAAAGGggtttttacagaaaatgtcatGGCAAATGTGTAATATTCAGAACAAAAGGATTGAGTATTTGCATACACTTTCTTGCTTTTTCACACGTGTACAACTGGAAAaagacaatgaatgaatgaacgaatgaatgaatgaatgaatgaatgaatgaatgaatgaatgaatgaatgaacgaatgaatgaatgaatgaatgaattgtttATTTTGGTTATAATCTACAGTACAAGTTTTGTATTGTAGATTGTAACTGAACTACAGTATAATAAAGGTTTTGCTTGAACAAAGGGATGTcattgtttctcttcttctgattTTACCAACTACTTCACTCCGCTGATCTGAACAGCTGCCTTTTACAAGTAACAACTAATCATAAGTTGGCAGGTCATCCATCTTCCATGTGGGAGACCTGAGtttgaatattaacaccttccagttgtgTCCTCAGGCAAGATCCTTAAAACTACTGCCTAACCATTTTCAGATGTAAGTTGCATTTGCTAAaaaacatctgctaaatgactgtatatTAGAACATAGAATAGAAAACTTCAAATGACAGTAACTAGAGAGGTTTTTCATCTGTAGGCAAAGGCAGACTGTTTGGCCACTTAAGTGTCTATATGCAGGATGTGATgtcaaatattatttatttcgtCACAAAAACTAATgcaaagaattaaaaacaaaattatctcTTTGAAATAGGAACTAGAAAGTGATGAAAAGAATCACCTCCATGTACTATATTGtgcaataaaaacttttttgaaaaatatttacttaCTTTTCCTGATGACTTAATGCCTCTGATGAGCGCTGCACAAACAATTATGGAGCTCAGCAGCAGACAGAGAGCCAAGTGCCAAACCACAGATCCTGTCTCATCTAGACCACTAGATCTCTGCAGAGCCACGTGACTATGAAAGGAAGAGAGATATCCTCAATAACTGCCGTATAACAAGAAGgtgaatttgtgtttgtttgcattaaATGTGTGCTTCTTACTCCCAGTATCGCTCACTTGGACTTTGTTCTGTTACTGGAATTGTGTTGGATGGAGGAAAAGTGTTGTTTCCCTGAGTCCAGTTGGCTGTCAAACCACTTATATTCAAATGCTCTAGGAGAGGAAATAGGACCAGTGAAAGATCTAAAACATCACTCAAAAGCATTGTTTCCCAGAAACCTTTAACCAGAGTTGAGTTTGATTTTATCAGAATTTTTCAATTTCTCAAGAACGTGAGTCACATAGCATGATATTAAATATTCATAAATCTTTCATTTAGATCAGATTATACCATCCACTCATCAAACCTCACAGGAATATCAGCTTCTACCTCATAGCAGCTTTATTCATCATGAGAAAAGAAGATACAAGTACCTATAGGTGTGCTGCTGCAGTTGCTGTCAGCCCAGCTGAAACAGCCAGACCACGGCAGAGGAAACTGCATGGAGGCAAACATGTAGTACAAGCTGTAGGCAATGATGACGTTATAGTAAATTGATACTATCAGAGTCACCATAACTGTGGCAACACCGACACCTGGACAGGGAGGACAAAACATGAAAGATACTTTTAGCTTTAGAATGAAAAACAAGAGAGGTGATTTTTGTTGAATCATGTGAGTAAATCTCAACTCCAGTCAAACAAAACTATACTAGTGTTCCCTCTGTCTCCAGGTCCATCATTCAAAACTGTGTCCTGTCTAAATTATTTGATGTTATGAAATATATTCAATACATTAGCAACATTTAATGTTGCTATTATCAAGCAGAGAAATAGGAAAAAttcaaactatttatttaagGTGACATGCAgtatttactgtttgttttataactTGAGTTTGACTTTCCACAAAGCCAGATAACACATACTTTCATTCCACTTCCATCTGCGCTGCACTAATGAACAAGATATGTGTTTTTCTTGGCACATTTTCTCATAGTGAAGCTTTTCCCCTTCACTAGAAACCCTCTTTGGGATGTCAAAAACCTTTCTGCATGTTATTTTTGTAGGTGAGATGTTATGAAAATGATTAACTAACCTTTAAAAGTATATCTTTAAGTTACTTTTTGCTCATGGAGTTGAATATTAACGGCAAACCTCATTAAATAAGAGTAAGGGTTAATTTGTGGTTGCACAGTTGACCATTAACTACAAGCCTCACCTGTCATTTAGTTTTAAGACCAATCAATATAGCCTTCCTCTGAACTGAAATTATAGTCTTACCTTGGAGTAATGGCACTGCTCTCCACACATTAATTGCTCCTTGGCTGCAGAACTGACCAAAGGCACTTTCCAAGAAGAAAAGTGGAATTCCAGCCACCACCAACATGGCAAAATAGGGGATAAGAAAGGCACCTGCACATGGGGAAGGATGTTAGAAGGTTATAACGCAGTTATCAAAAAGGACCACACATGGATTAAAAAACAGATGCTGATGTACCCCCTCCATTCTTGTAGGCCAAATATGGAAATCTCCAGATATTTCCTAGTCCAACAGCGTAGCCGATCATCGAGAGGATATAGTCCCTCTTGCTGGACCAGTTTCCACGCTCAGCATTCTCATCCCCATTATCCACATGTAGATCCTGTTCGTTggaaagttaaaaaatgttACAAACTGATTgttataaaaatgattaaacctGCTTCTAATTACATGATGCATTCAAACTGTCTGAAAAACAGATGTTGAGAATAATTGTAGCACAATTTCTCTTAAGAGAGAAGTGCTACATCGGTTCCATAACAATACATTTGTAGTCAAGTGAAATTTTTCTGAAGCATGTTCACAAACCTACCTGTTCTACAGCAGCAGGATTTCTGAAAACTAAATCCTTGAAACTGTTCAAGCCGTATTTTCTCATGTCCTTTCACCTTCTTGTTAAAGTCTCAATATGAAAGTTGAAGCCCTTCTGgacatttgttttaaagtccCAGCTCCACAGATAACCTATCACCAGCCCTGACCCTCCCCTTTGAGATGTTTGAACATGTCTACAATCCATCTTTTTAAACAGTAACATTACACCTAGTGAGAAAGTTTCCTGCTTGATGATATTGGTGACTCATCCATAACAATGAGTCTAAGCTAATGAGTATTGTTTCATTATCAGGATTTCATTCAATTCACACATCTACTGCACATTATCATACTCCTAAAATAGACCCACACTTGATTTGTATAGAATTATAAAtaccaataaaataatgaagCTGTGATGGGTAATTTTTATGAGTGACACCATGACAGTGGTGTGTTTATAGGTTGGTGGGTGTGGGCCTGTGATCTTGTCTTGTCACTGCTGCTGATGCACAGTAATACTACTCATTTTGGTCAATGACATCCACCCATAATGACAGCTTATGTGCAAACAGTCATTTTGTGTAGATGCGGTCACAACATTGgattcatcatcctcatcatcacagCTTGATGATGCGACCACAACCCATCACATGACCTGAAAAGCCGTGGGTTTTATGGGTCAAGCTGAGTTCATGCATGTAGTCTGGTTAATGAGTGATTGCATGCCTCAACACAGTGTCCagcattgtttgtgtgtgtgtgtgtgtgtgtgtgtgtgtgtgtgtgtgttagcctATGTGTTTACATGACAAACGTCATCTTGCAGAACCTGtctaaatgtgtgtattttggAACAGAAAGATACTGGAAAATCAGTCTGGTATGACACCACACCCTGGGGGACCAAAGAGCTTATAAGAAAAATCATATGTATTATcattatgtttattatattaTGTTGTGATTTCATGTATGATTCATTATTATACTCTGGactaaataattttgttttaagaatGTACCAATCATCATTTTTAAGTATCAAGATTAAGAAATATGTACTCAAGCAacattttgcatgtgtgtgctggtttatgcctgggaacagaaagtcaAGGCCATGGACGAGATGGAAGGATCTGATCGTACCAAAGGGAGATCAGGCACAAACCTACGCATGCCTGCTATTTTTCATGTCTTATCTTTAGTGAAAAATGCTGTAACCTGAGACTTGTGTGATTCTGAAGTGTTTGATGTTTGAGGGAAGGACACTGTGAACATCCCTTTAATGTCTTGTGATGTGTGAAACatttcagtgtgtgtatcaTACTTGTATGGTGCGCATACTACTTGCAAGTAAAATTGTATACATTGAGTAATGCTCTGTGTCTTTCTTGTGTTGAAGGTTTAGCTTAGCAGTGCTTGGTGTTGGGAAGAATTTTCCTAACAGAGCTATTAGTCTATATCCACTTAATCCCCCTCTAATAATAAGATGTGTCCCTGAAGACATCTACTTCAACCACCAAGGTAATTATCAATACCTGTCCAGGTTCTTGTGAGAATAAATTTTGTGTACATTAAAGAACAAGGCTTAGTCAGTGAACATATGACTGTATATCACAGAAGTGAGTGCACCCCtcacattttagaaaatattttattatatcttttcatgggtcGACACTATAAAAGTGAAACAGAATATCAAAGATTAGTTTCTATAAAAGTGTCATTTCTATACTGTTTTCCtatgaaaagatataataaaacatttgcacAAATATGAGGGATGTgagataatatatatatatatatatatatatatatatatatatatatatacactgccgttcaaaagtttggggtcacttccctattgaatctcATGgaaaagtgaccccaaacttttgaacggcagtgtatatatatatatatatatatatatatatatatatatatatatatatatatatatatatagatagatagatagatagatagatagatagatagatagacagatagatagacagatagatagatatgcaTGTAAGTAGTGATATGTGAGTAAATGGTATTATTAGCTTTTGTGTCATGTCTTTATCTCCTTTTTGTGTGCAGTGGTCTTTCCATAATGTTCTTATGAATTCATTTGGTCAGTGATGTTTTTACCACGCATTAACCACTGAAAGCATTTAATCTACATGATCTTTTATGACAATCTCGTGCTGCTGCCTCAGATTCCAGAAATTATGACAAATACCATAAAAATAGTCATCCTGAGTCCTCTGACTACCCTACCGCTGGTCAGTTATACACCCAGGGTGTGGCAATGATCTACCTATGCCTCACCATTCACCTtgtgaaaaacagagaaatgtgcATAAGTCCACATAACTTGGTCtacaccaggggtgcccaaactttttgCATCCATGGGCCAAAGTGAAAAACGTACCAGTGAGCCATGGGCCAAACACAGCGATTTTAGgggtgaaacacaaataaatgtaaattgtagttcttttaattattgttaatgCATGCAAATGCATTCTTGTCCTCACTGCAAATAACACACAACAAACATCAATAtggcaaaataacaataaaggcaTAGTTAGaaggacaacaaacaaaaactgcagACAGTAAATTGCAACCAAATATAGTGCAAAATGTcagcaacaaaaagaaaaacactgcatgtACACCAAATCAAATTGCTAACACTAGAGAGTGACTGACAAGGTGAGTATGTCAGTGAGATGTGAGCCAATCTTTCAAGTCTGACATACTCAAATAGTTTTGATATCTAGGCGGTGGGCTAGATGTAATGAGCTGGTGGGCCAAATTTGGCCCGCGGGCCctactttgggcacccctggtctacaCCAAGGTAGACATGAAGAATTCAGTAACAAGGGACAATATGTTGCTCCTGCTCCAAATAGCAACAAAAATTACTGACATAAAGGCAATTCAGTGGAGCTACAAGGCGAGAACTGGAGGATCTGTGTTGAATCAGCATCTAATGTGTGACTCACAGCTAAGAGGAAAAAACATCTGTTGCTTCTTACAGATAAAATTTGAGTTTGAGATGACAAATGTTTACAAGACGGGTGATCACTGGGAAAAATACAATTTCACAAAGCTGTTATTTTGGGTTTCCagttgaaaatgaaagaatattaaaacattattgCCTCCAACCTAAGATCCCTTCACAAGTGGGACTGTTAAAGCAACTGTAACCTAGCAAATCTGATAACAAGACAAgataaaaatcctttttttcctctcttattCTTTTAGTACATTGTGTTATTTACTTCTTTGTGCAAGCATTAATCCTACAACCTTTGCTTTGTGTTGTATTATCTTTTCAACAGACAAACATAACCTCAGTTATATGGTTTGAccctttgtgcttttctttctctAAGGGTTTGGTCTTTCTGTGCATGCTATGTTACATACAAATGATCATCTCAGCCTGTCCATTCAGTTGAAGAAAATGCATTGTTTTGATCCTCTATTTGAAACCTCACACCCATTAAGCTATTTTCTATGTCCAGTCAAATTTATTGTTACAGAATCTTTAATAAagtgtgctttttcttttactaaactTTGGGATAACAAGcacacagatttatttatccAAATATTTAATGGCCGCTGTCCAACAGGTTTTAGATGGTTCTCTGCTCTAAGCCACCTGATTCTTCTCAGCTTATTGTCAATTTCTTCCCAAGCCtgaatctgagtcaggtgtgttgaagcaggtgGCATCTAAGGACTGAAGCATTCCTGATGCTTGCCTTTTTAGATCATCGACTCTGTCCAGAATTAACAATGTTACAGCCAATGAAATCACAGTCACATCATGATTACACTCAGACCCCAAACACATCAAAACATAATGCACCCTGCAGTGCTTGACACTGAAAATACCAAAGTATacagcttttctttaaaataaataaatacataaatacatttcgtctttaatttattttgttcataaATGAAAACCAGTCGTCAACATTATAGAATCTGATAATCTATGGGATGCATACAATAACTCAAGAATCA
Protein-coding sequences here:
- the slc6a14 gene encoding sodium- and chloride-dependent neutral and basic amino acid transporter B(0+), which codes for MRKYGLNSFKDLVFRNPAAVEQDLHVDNGDENAERGNWSSKRDYILSMIGYAVGLGNIWRFPYLAYKNGGGAFLIPYFAMLVVAGIPLFFLESAFGQFCSQGAINVWRAVPLLQGVGVATVMVTLIVSIYYNVIIAYSLYYMFASMQFPLPWSGCFSWADSNCSSTPIEHLNISGLTANWTQGNNTFPPSNTIPVTEQSPSERYWDHVALQRSSGLDETGSVVWHLALCLLLSSIIVCAALIRGIKSSGKVVYFTATFPYVVIFILLVRGVTLEGAKDGLNYYIGSQSNLTKLTEAQVWKDAATQTFYSLSIGWGGLMTLASYNNFHNNVFKDSFVVTLTNAGTSVLAGFAIFSILGHMAHIYKIPVQNVVKEGFGLAFIAYPDALSKLPISPLWSILFFFMLLTVGLDSQFAGIEVLTTCLHDAFPKTFKSKRALLTITTCSILYLLGLPCVTRAGIYWVTLMDQFVASWVLLFLVLLEIIGVSFIYGGNRFIKDLEMMLGKKSSLFWLWWRACWFFITPCIILVILGWSVVTFTPPSYGNVQYPAWGLALGWCMIVFVIIWIPAVAVYRLIKAKGNLWERLKSLCSPSEKWHPYLDIHRGERYSEESCRYRKNHKKNPEVDVSVISSSWL